The genomic region GTCCTTGACCGCTTTAAACCAAATGTTCTCAGTCAAAAATCGAGCGCCAAAAATCAAATTTTGTTTGAAATTACCTGTTTGGATACTCATATTTACTTTGGGCTCAACGCCATTAATTACAAACCTTCTGGCATTATCGGTAATATCTGTCGGGCTGCTATCATAACCTGAAGTAACCTTATTATAATTACTATCAATAGTAAAATTTCGAGTCATATCATGTGTATAGTAAGAAAAACTAAAATTTCCGCCCACTTTTTCTGTATCGCCAAAATAATTATTATAAACAACCCCAAATCGTTTTGCTACTCCATCATTGTGATTATTGGGTCTTTTGTTTTGAAATCTGTCCTTTTTATAATCACTTGTACTCAAAGATCCCGGATCGCTGGCAAAATAACTATAATACTGATAATACATTTTGACATTATTTTCAGGATTGATTTTGTAAATCCCTTGAAGTAAATAATTTTGCACACTAGTGGGGCTATTTTCTCGAAAACTTTGTCCCCCTACATAGTTGGCTTGGGCTTGAATACCAAAATGTTCATTGATCATCCCACCGGTTTTTAAATAAGTATCATAAAGCATATTATTGGCTACAGTTTCTCCATTTTTTCTAAAAGGTACACCTGCATCTTTACCCCAAAAAGTAACTCTCTGGGCTACTTGATTTTCCCATTCTTGAGGAATTTCTTTTGAAATGATATTGATGACTCCTCCAAAAGTATTGGGTCCATATTGCACGCTTGCTCCTCCTTTGATTACATCAATACGATCTACTGCTTGGAATGTAATAGGAAAAATCGCAAGCTCAAGGTTAGAATAAGGACCTCCATAAATAGGGATGCCATCTAAGAGAATAAGCCCTGTATTGCTATGCCCATTTCCTGCCCCACCAAAACCTCTGAAACTAATCTTTGGCAATACGCCAGTCCCGGTATAATCTCTCACTTGCACACCTGTAACATTTTGAAGTGCTTCATCAATACTTTGATTGGCTGTATCTTTTAACTGCTTATTTGAAATTACTGTTCTTGAACCCTTGAAATCTTTGATTTCTTCTGAACGCCAACTGGTAGGCTCCCCTCCACTTCTTTGTGCAGAAGCTTCAACTTTTTGAAGTGTATAATCCTCTGTTTGCTCAGCGCCAAGTGTTGTAAATAAACCTATAAAAATAACAAATATGATTTTTGTTTTCATAATATTCCTTAAATATCATTTAATAATAATCTCAAACTCAAAAGAGAAACCTCTCTCCACCTTTTAAACCTAAAAAATTAAAAATTCATACTT from Helicobacter sp. 11S03491-1 harbors:
- a CDS encoding TonB-dependent receptor gives rise to the protein MKTKIIFVIFIGLFTTLGAEQTEDYTLQKVEASAQRSGGEPTSWRSEEIKDFKGSRTVISNKQLKDTANQSIDEALQNVTGVQVRDYTGTGVLPKISFRGFGGAGNGHSNTGLILLDGIPIYGGPYSNLELAIFPITFQAVDRIDVIKGGASVQYGPNTFGGVINIISKEIPQEWENQVAQRVTFWGKDAGVPFRKNGETVANNMLYDTYLKTGGMINEHFGIQAQANYVGGQSFRENSPTSVQNYLLQGIYKINPENNVKMYYQYYSYFASDPGSLSTSDYKKDRFQNKRPNNHNDGVAKRFGVVYNNYFGDTEKVGGNFSFSYYTHDMTRNFTIDSNYNKVTSGYDSSPTDITDNARRFVINGVEPKVNMSIQTGNFKQNLIFGARFLTENIWFKAVKDTLATHISTTTNNQSLQNNYTALYLSDEFNIFDIFTITPGIRYEILNYTLYKGKTSHRLVNTWNPAINIGYKPIKDLLFYFNYQKSFLPPQTGDVAGQGKNYFTYFNTLEGGGRYYLNDQLSVNANYFAIFGDNWQVSSFSKTPISARSQGVELEIYFSPIENLNLHAGYTYTDAVITTHSVNGGGNSVRGKQLPYVSPHQFVLDGTLTLGKTTFGVSSYYYSPSYSDILNTKAETADQKAGELPWYWVWNAQVSQILWKSGRQKIEGSLAMNNIFNMKYYFRGIGTSPAGRQPAPGRSLSAYLSYNF